Genomic window (Ostrea edulis chromosome 9, xbOstEdul1.1, whole genome shotgun sequence):
aaacttgaatctctttcatgtcgggaagctttcatgtaaatttcaacccAATAGTTCTTGAGAACATGTTTAAATGCATCTTCataagtcaagggttattgattcgtaaCCTAACGAATCAATAACTCTTGCCTTGTGAAGATGGTCTAAAtaaccctactctatttttgccttttcttaattatctcccctttagaGGAAGCAaattttgtgccaagtttgattgaaattggctcagtggttctggaaagaCTTTAAAAATGCCACTAACTTTTCActaattcttaattatctccattTCAAAAAGGATGtggccctcatttgaacaaagttgaatcctCTCTACTCAGGCATGTTTGtctcaagtttggttgaaattggccctgtggttctggagaagattatACACGTTACAATTATATGACATAtgaattgttttatatttcagCTGATGCTGGCTTTTCTTTGATTGTAAGGGACTGTGTTGTAGACAATGGGGGCACGACCTCCGAGACAGAAATAGGACGACAGAGTCATTGTGGATGGATGAAGGTTATCAAGTATAACGGGAGGCGCATGAGTGGATGTATTCTAAGCTGTGATCGTGATGGCTGCAATGCGGCTAATCAGAGAATAAACATGTCCATCGTCGTTGTTATGCTTGTTTTCATAATTATCAAAACGTTTTAAGTCTTAAAACGtttgtaaatgtatatgtaaaaatcaGGGAAATTACATTGATTTCATTTAATGTGCTATTAAATATAGGCCTTatacaaaatgcacattttgTTGAGTGACATTtgaatttctatcaatattgaAAATAGCAGAAAAACATAATAATCATGTGCTTCGAGCTTTAATGTCATGGGTAATTGTAATAAAGTAGAATTTAGTTTAGTTAATGTTATATCCAGCAAATTACTGTCATTGTTTAACTGCTAATAATCCATAAATTCATACAACTACACGCACATATGTTGTTTAGAGTCATTTTCAGTGTATTTACTGTTGATGTACAGTTCAAATGTTTATATGATATGACATGTGTACAATCCTATCAGTCTTCTAAAGACAGTTATATATAAAAACCTATTTTCTTTATATTGTTTGGGGATCTTCAAGCAGTACTGTGCCAaatgttggttgtttttttcaataatcaattaacaaaaatgttctttcATTGCCTAATTAAAAATTGTAACAAGGATTTAAGTTAACTTCTACTAGAAATTCTAATTCTTAATTGATCATCTGAAATCCATACTGTATTtatataagattttaaaaaaatatttctaaaacacttttcaaattgcaataaaattgttatgcaacatattttaacaaatttcaatttagaaattACATTTAACTGCTGtaaattttgatacatgtacattaaactGTACAAAGCAGGTTATGTACCATTCCAATAGGTGTCGAGGATTCTGTTGTATAgagctatatatttttttcttttggaaaTGTGCGATTATAGCACCATGCATATataatattgaaaagaaaattcaatatgtatttatatataaaccATTAATAAAATATTGCATACTGGTAAAATTTTAATAGCTTTTCAAATGCAAAAGATTGAAGTACTGTGATATTGAAAAGACACCAGTGTATATGTGGATTTACAGAGTTACTCCATATCATAAAACATCCCCTCTCAAGATTTACAGAGTTACTCCATATCATAAAACATCCCCTCTCAAGATTTACAGAGTTACTCCATATCATAAAACATCTCCTCTCAAGATTTACAGAGTTACTCCATATCATAAAACATCCCCTCTCAAGATTTACAGAGTTACTCCATATCATAAAGCATCCCCTCTCAAGATTTACAGAGTTACTCCATATCATAAAACATCCCCTCTCAAGATTTACAGAGTTACTCCATATCATAAAGCATCCCCTCTCAAGATTTACAGAGTTACTCCATATCATAAAAACATCCTCTCTCAAGATTTACAGAGTTACTCCATATCATAAAACATCCCCTCTCAAGATTTACAGAGTTACTCCATATCATAAAACATCCCCTCTCAAGATTTACAGAGTTACTCCATATCATAAAGCATCCCCTCTCAAGATTTACAGAGTTACTCCATATCTTAAAAACTTCCCCTTAAGATTTACTCCACATCATAAAGCATCCCCTCTCAAGATTTACAGAGTTACTCCATATCATAAAGCATCCCCTCTCAAGATTTACAGAGTTACTCCATATCATAAAGCATCCCCTCTCAAGATTTACAGAGTTACTCCATATCTTAAAAACTTCCCCTTAAGATTTACTCCACATCATAAAGCATCCCCTCTCAAGATTTACAGAGTTACTCCATATCATAAAGCATCCCCTCTCAAGATTTACAGAGTTACTcgatcaatatcataaaaacATCCCTCTTCAGCATTTCTCACCCTGTCTAATTTTTCAGAAATGTCTTGTGTGAGGTAACGTTGAATGTTGCATGCATTTGATAATCAACTGCAGCTTTAAGTTGTTTGTGTTAAAaatttgtaatgtatatttgTTCATAATGATAATGTGCAATATACTAGGTACACACATAGTTTATTTCTACAAGCTGTAGATTTCTACCCAAGTTGTATTGCTGCCATTTCATATGAAGACCTCTTTGTAAGAAAactaaaatattaaaaaaggCTAGGAACTCGTGTtgtgttatttcttttttcttacTACATTTTACGAACTTCAATCCAAGCATCTGTTTCAAATACAAAGCTTTCATAATGTGTAACATAATTTTATTTGgtgattttgattaaaatcatgAATTGTACAAGTGTGCAATGTTCAACACAATTTCATGATTTAAAATTCTATGCAAATTTTAATATAACTGTAGGTTCAACTGTATATTTTCACACAATACAAAACAATTCAACCTGGAAAAATCTGTGCAGGTAAAACAATCTCATGAAgtgtaataataatgaataatcattgacagcaatattttttttatatacatgtattggtacacatacaatatagatataaaaatatc
Coding sequences:
- the LOC125657521 gene encoding uncharacterized protein LOC125657521, which produces MRLPEPAHCVLAIFTGLALCPYNANAIGCFVCTSLNRGNKGCEDTFNNTGKYYRSDCQANRDGRIGTFPATQCIKMVAEDADAGFSLIVRDCVVDNGGTTSETEIGRQSHCGWMKVIKYNGRRMSGCILSCDRDGCNAANQRINMSIVVVMLVFIIIKTF